One genomic segment of Streptomyces sp. NBC_00239 includes these proteins:
- a CDS encoding SPOR domain-containing protein, giving the protein MAHRRTLAAALALCGALALTACDNGEDNAQPPAGPGAPGAGTATTAPATPGTPATPATASAKATPGPAKTPAKKPAPSAPKPAETKAPAPGATCDHKMPISPDEIAVYRYTPEGGFLSLIVKHGNWGCGTPDSDGAPFETIGVETFIPLDQAAHITVTNPIVTSTENQKIGVQEFLDWLEAHPNSGLVFKYHLGADAAIDTLDQVFTP; this is encoded by the coding sequence ATGGCTCACAGACGCACCCTTGCCGCCGCCCTGGCCCTGTGCGGCGCCCTCGCGCTCACCGCCTGCGACAACGGCGAGGACAACGCCCAGCCGCCCGCCGGACCCGGCGCTCCCGGCGCCGGGACCGCCACCACCGCCCCGGCCACGCCCGGCACGCCCGCCACGCCCGCCACCGCTTCCGCCAAGGCGACGCCGGGGCCCGCGAAGACGCCGGCGAAGAAGCCCGCGCCGTCCGCCCCCAAGCCGGCCGAGACGAAGGCCCCCGCCCCCGGCGCGACCTGCGACCACAAGATGCCGATCTCGCCGGACGAGATCGCGGTCTACCGCTACACCCCCGAGGGCGGCTTCCTCAGCCTCATCGTCAAGCACGGCAACTGGGGCTGCGGCACCCCCGACTCGGACGGCGCCCCGTTCGAGACGATCGGCGTGGAGACCTTCATCCCGCTCGACCAGGCCGCGCACATCACCGTCACCAACCCGATCGTGACGAGCACCGAGAACCAGAAGATCGGCGTCCAGGAGTTCCTGGACTGGCTGGAGGCCCACCCCAACTCGGGTCTGGTCTTCAAGTACCACCTCGGCGCCGACGCCGCCATCGACACCCTGGACCAGGTGTTCACCCCCTGA
- a CDS encoding sigma-70 family RNA polymerase sigma factor yields the protein MGTQQGTALVVAAQSGDMRAQDALVASYLPLVYNVVGRALNGHADTDDVVQDTMLRALDGLGGLRTPESFRSWLVAIAMNRVRAHWQDRQARQAATGAAPLDTAYDVADPGADFVDLTAVRLNLSGQRLETAEATRWLEPEDQALLSLWWLECAGELTRQEVAAALELSPQHAAVRVQRMKAQLESARVVVRAVQAQPPCQALHTGLETWDGAPSALWRKRIARHARDCVRCSGLWSGMYPAEGLLAGLALLAPTAALLAATRESAAAGLTSVAYGTPAPAGGGLAGGSRVARRRSRQRHGRRRAVAAGAVAVVAVSGGAFYLFGGDGGDGADRARPLAAPASPAATLSQSPSPSASASPSASAKPSASPSPSVTRSPSPSATTRKPTPTPKPTKAAPKPRPSATRATGGSGGASGTAGQVVALVNKERAAAGCGPLTSNSKLAAAAQGHSDDMAARDYFDHTNPDGDGPGERITAAGYRWSTYGENIARGQQTASDVMNSWMNSSGHRANILNCSFKEIGVGIHQGSGGPWWTQAFGAR from the coding sequence ATGGGTACGCAGCAGGGAACGGCACTGGTCGTGGCCGCGCAGAGCGGCGACATGCGGGCACAGGACGCGCTCGTCGCCTCCTACCTTCCGCTGGTCTACAACGTGGTCGGGCGGGCCCTGAACGGGCATGCCGACACCGACGACGTGGTGCAGGACACCATGCTGCGGGCCCTGGACGGCCTGGGCGGCCTGCGGACCCCGGAGAGCTTCCGGTCCTGGCTCGTGGCCATCGCCATGAACCGGGTACGGGCCCACTGGCAGGACCGCCAGGCCCGCCAGGCGGCCACCGGCGCGGCCCCGCTGGACACCGCGTACGACGTCGCCGACCCGGGCGCGGACTTCGTGGACCTGACCGCGGTCCGGCTGAACCTGTCCGGCCAGCGGCTGGAGACGGCCGAGGCCACCCGCTGGCTGGAGCCCGAGGACCAGGCGCTGCTGTCCCTGTGGTGGCTGGAGTGCGCCGGCGAGCTGACCCGGCAGGAGGTGGCGGCGGCGCTGGAGCTGTCCCCGCAGCACGCCGCGGTGCGGGTGCAGCGGATGAAGGCGCAGCTGGAGTCGGCGCGGGTGGTGGTACGGGCCGTGCAGGCGCAGCCGCCGTGCCAGGCGCTGCACACGGGCCTGGAGACCTGGGACGGCGCCCCGAGCGCGCTGTGGCGCAAGCGAATAGCCCGGCACGCCCGGGACTGCGTCCGCTGTTCGGGGCTGTGGAGCGGCATGTACCCGGCCGAGGGTCTGCTGGCGGGTCTGGCGCTGCTGGCTCCGACGGCCGCGCTGCTCGCCGCGACCCGCGAGTCGGCCGCCGCGGGCCTGACCTCGGTGGCGTACGGGACTCCCGCTCCGGCGGGCGGCGGGCTCGCGGGGGGATCCCGGGTGGCGCGGCGCCGGAGCCGGCAGCGGCACGGCCGTCGCCGTGCGGTCGCGGCCGGGGCGGTCGCGGTGGTCGCGGTGTCGGGCGGCGCCTTCTACCTGTTCGGCGGGGACGGCGGCGACGGCGCGGACCGGGCCCGGCCGCTCGCCGCTCCGGCCTCGCCCGCGGCGACCCTGTCGCAGTCACCCTCGCCCAGCGCGTCCGCCTCGCCGTCCGCGTCGGCGAAGCCGTCCGCTTCACCTTCGCCGAGCGTGACCCGGTCGCCCAGCCCGTCGGCGACGACCCGCAAGCCGACGCCGACGCCGAAGCCCACGAAGGCGGCGCCGAAGCCGAGACCGTCGGCCACCCGTGCGACCGGCGGCAGCGGGGGCGCGTCCGGCACCGCCGGGCAGGTCGTCGCCCTGGTCAACAAGGAGCGGGCGGCGGCCGGCTGCGGCCCGCTGACCTCGAACTCGAAGCTCGCGGCGGCCGCTCAGGGGCATTCGGACGACATGGCGGCCCGCGACTACTTCGACCACACGAACCCGGACGGTGACGGGCCCGGCGAGCGCATCACGGCCGCGGGCTACCGCTGGTCGACGTACGGCGAGAACATCGCGCGGGGACAGCAGACCGCTTCGGACGTCATGAACTCGTGGATGAACAGCTCGGGCCACCGCGCGAACATCCTCAACTGTTCGTTCAAGGAGATCGGCGTGGGCATCCACCAGGGGTCGGGCGGCCCCTGGTGGACGCAGGCCTTCGGCGCGCGCTGA
- a CDS encoding SigE family RNA polymerase sigma factor, giving the protein MKADEEAEFQQFVSGRWSHLVRTAYLLTGDRHDAEDLTQTALAKAYRSWRRVRRSDSPEAYVRRMLVTCNSDRFRKRRVQERLTAAPPETSAGDPATAWIDERNVLMSALATLPPRQRAVVVMRYWEDLPEGEVAQVLGCAPGTVKSQASKALAKLRVFPGLAQILDGSAVATMEQGASR; this is encoded by the coding sequence ATGAAAGCCGATGAAGAGGCGGAGTTCCAGCAGTTCGTCAGCGGCCGGTGGAGCCATCTGGTGCGCACGGCGTATCTGCTGACGGGTGACCGGCACGACGCGGAGGATCTGACGCAGACCGCGCTGGCGAAGGCGTACCGGTCCTGGCGCCGGGTGCGGCGCAGCGACAGCCCGGAGGCCTATGTCCGGCGGATGCTGGTGACCTGCAACAGCGACCGGTTCCGCAAACGCCGGGTGCAGGAGCGGCTGACGGCCGCGCCGCCGGAGACGAGCGCGGGCGATCCGGCAACGGCGTGGATCGACGAGCGGAACGTCCTGATGTCCGCTCTGGCCACGCTGCCGCCGCGGCAGCGGGCCGTGGTGGTGATGCGGTATTGGGAGGACCTCCCGGAAGGGGAGGTCGCGCAGGTCCTGGGGTGCGCCCCGGGGACCGTGAAGAGCCAGGCGTCGAAGGCGCTGGCGAAACTCCGGGTGTTCCCCGGGCTGGCCCAGATCCTCGACGGATCTGCTGTGGCGACGATGGAGCAGGGGGCTTCGCGATGA
- a CDS encoding transcriptional regulator — protein MSVHTAVAVSPMLLRLAEERATGALLRDHGTLFLENGRVVHAESPATPGLDVLLTAGGRLPLAGWQEAVDRAGARRQVGRFLVESGRVGGGELEICHLGAVFDAAFFALAPGSGPTRFRRGATHWIGSLRSVSADAVERETIRRRELLDTVWPYPALDAAPVVPRRAAPGQTVTPRQRALLRKADGVRTPAALAWELGRSAFHTLLEVRRLAATGLVETPHDPTPVPPSALPGWVTQVASPDIALLRRLRDALEATL, from the coding sequence ATGAGCGTCCACACGGCGGTCGCCGTCTCCCCGATGCTGCTCAGACTCGCGGAGGAACGCGCCACCGGAGCCCTGCTGCGCGACCACGGCACCCTCTTCCTGGAGAACGGCCGGGTCGTGCACGCCGAAAGCCCCGCGACCCCCGGCCTCGACGTCCTCCTCACCGCCGGCGGACGGCTGCCGCTCGCCGGCTGGCAGGAGGCCGTCGACCGGGCCGGAGCCCGCCGCCAGGTCGGCCGGTTCCTCGTCGAGAGCGGCCGGGTCGGCGGCGGCGAACTGGAGATCTGCCACCTCGGCGCGGTCTTCGACGCCGCCTTCTTCGCCCTCGCACCGGGCAGCGGCCCCACCCGGTTCCGCCGCGGCGCCACCCACTGGATCGGCTCCCTGCGCTCCGTGTCGGCCGACGCCGTCGAACGCGAGACGATACGCAGGCGCGAACTCCTCGACACGGTCTGGCCCTACCCGGCGCTCGACGCCGCCCCCGTCGTGCCCCGCCGGGCGGCCCCCGGCCAGACCGTCACCCCGCGCCAGCGCGCCCTGCTGCGCAAGGCCGACGGGGTGCGCACGCCGGCGGCCCTCGCCTGGGAGCTGGGCCGCTCCGCGTTCCACACGTTGCTGGAAGTACGCCGGCTCGCCGCCACCGGCCTGGTCGAGACGCCTCACGACCCCACCCCCGTACCACCGTCCGCCCTGCCCGGCTGGGTAACGCAGGTCGCCTCCCCGGACATCGCCCTGCTCCGTCGGCTCCGTGACGCCTTGGAGGCAACCCTGTGA
- a CDS encoding roadblock/LC7 domain-containing protein: MTAEPEVLGELRRLRARLPQLTGALAASVDGLVLARETPAGEAESVAALTASALGVAQRLTDITGQGGFRELLVRGDHGYVATYAAGSSAVLTLLAEPRINVGRLHLEARRSSVRIGELVDEALARRAT; encoded by the coding sequence ATGACGGCAGAGCCTGAAGTGCTCGGTGAGCTCCGCCGCTTAAGAGCACGGCTGCCGCAACTGACCGGCGCACTCGCCGCCAGCGTGGACGGCCTGGTCCTTGCGCGCGAGACCCCGGCCGGCGAGGCCGAGAGCGTCGCCGCGCTGACCGCCTCCGCGCTCGGCGTCGCCCAGCGCCTGACCGACATAACCGGGCAGGGCGGCTTCCGCGAGCTGCTGGTCCGCGGCGACCACGGATACGTGGCGACCTACGCCGCCGGCAGCTCCGCCGTGCTGACCCTGCTGGCCGAACCGCGCATCAACGTCGGCCGCCTCCACCTGGAGGCCCGCCGCTCCAGCGTCCGCATCGGCGAACTCGTGGACGAGGCACTCGCCCGCCGCGCGACCTGA
- a CDS encoding DUF6158 family protein translates to MPAHYEGVPPEELAEDRLIKELEAIHRTRHETLLHGSDEALETHSRRMAVLEEEYLRRHPRRAPSAGRTRAGARARPGA, encoded by the coding sequence ATGCCCGCCCACTACGAAGGCGTACCACCGGAAGAGCTCGCGGAGGACCGGTTGATCAAGGAGCTGGAGGCGATCCACCGGACCCGGCACGAGACCCTGCTGCACGGCTCCGACGAGGCTCTGGAGACCCACAGCCGGCGGATGGCCGTGCTGGAGGAGGAGTACCTGCGCAGGCACCCGAGACGGGCGCCGTCCGCGGGCCGCACCCGCGCCGGCGCGCGCGCCCGGCCGGGCGCCTGA
- a CDS encoding helix-turn-helix domain-containing protein — MTERPPCDRPAIARKLGHLIETLHPENRGPYTYQEIADLIRQRAGDGDPTVSHGTIQSIRTGKVTNPSVDSLRALASFFGVPPSYFLDDAVSDAVDQRIREIKESVERAGAGDELAKALEDQEVRAVAFRLSGLSARSLRGIKGIVEGFRQAEGLPEVEGRKRRRRPE; from the coding sequence ATGACCGAGCGACCTCCCTGCGACCGGCCCGCCATCGCGCGCAAGCTCGGCCACCTGATCGAAACCCTGCATCCCGAGAACCGCGGCCCGTACACGTACCAGGAGATCGCCGATCTCATCCGGCAGCGGGCCGGGGACGGCGACCCGACCGTCTCGCACGGCACCATCCAGTCCATCCGGACCGGGAAGGTGACCAACCCGAGCGTGGACTCGCTGCGCGCCCTCGCCTCCTTCTTCGGAGTGCCGCCGAGCTACTTCCTCGACGACGCCGTCTCCGACGCCGTGGACCAGCGGATCCGTGAGATCAAGGAGAGCGTCGAGCGCGCCGGCGCCGGTGACGAACTCGCCAAGGCGCTGGAGGACCAGGAGGTCCGCGCGGTCGCCTTCCGCCTGAGCGGACTGTCCGCGCGGTCGCTGCGCGGCATCAAGGGCATCGTGGAGGGGTTCCGGCAGGCCGAGGGGCTTCCCGAGGTCGAAGGACGCAAGCGGCGGCGCCGCCCGGAGTGA
- a CDS encoding ArsR/SmtB family transcription factor, whose translation MIRIHFTAEDLSRTRVGTTAGAAAETYHGLAMLGCPDRAVPFHPWRASVVRKLGAEVRPLLALMPQASPGLDFFTLAGDTEDIDEAVDNLMAVPAERMRKELEDVRFAPRHAAWARRFADGEREVREQVAHALKACHGTTVAPYWSRAGAHLDAVRSDFARTLLDGGVERVLETLCVPLARWRPPVLEVAFPRDADVHLGGRGLLLVPTVFTWREVQLLQDPFDEQATPVLLVPTVTDPASAARLWDAGGPPEQALGALLGRTRAAALRATVHGCNTTELARRLGVTPAAASQHATVLRNANLITTNRRGGAVLHTITPLGSVLLGSVPGG comes from the coding sequence GTGATACGGATCCATTTCACGGCGGAGGACCTGTCCCGCACCCGGGTCGGCACCACCGCGGGCGCCGCCGCCGAGACCTACCACGGCCTGGCCATGCTCGGGTGCCCCGACCGCGCCGTGCCGTTCCACCCCTGGCGCGCCTCGGTGGTGCGCAAGCTCGGCGCGGAGGTCCGCCCGCTGCTGGCACTGATGCCGCAGGCGAGCCCCGGGCTGGACTTCTTCACGCTCGCCGGGGACACCGAAGACATCGACGAGGCCGTGGACAACCTGATGGCCGTGCCCGCCGAGCGGATGCGCAAGGAACTCGAAGACGTCCGCTTCGCCCCGCGGCACGCCGCCTGGGCGCGCCGGTTCGCCGACGGTGAGCGCGAGGTGCGGGAGCAGGTCGCCCACGCCCTCAAGGCCTGCCACGGCACCACCGTCGCCCCCTACTGGAGCCGGGCGGGCGCCCACCTGGACGCCGTACGCTCCGACTTCGCCCGCACCCTCCTCGACGGCGGCGTCGAACGGGTGCTGGAGACCCTGTGCGTACCGCTGGCGCGCTGGCGGCCGCCGGTCCTGGAGGTGGCCTTCCCGCGGGACGCCGACGTGCACCTGGGCGGGCGCGGCCTGCTCCTCGTACCGACGGTGTTCACGTGGCGCGAAGTCCAACTGCTCCAGGACCCCTTCGACGAGCAGGCCACCCCCGTCCTGCTCGTCCCGACCGTCACCGACCCGGCGTCCGCGGCCCGGCTGTGGGACGCCGGCGGGCCGCCCGAGCAGGCACTCGGCGCCCTCCTCGGCCGCACCCGCGCGGCCGCGCTGCGCGCCACCGTGCACGGCTGCAACACCACCGAACTGGCCCGCCGGCTCGGGGTCACCCCGGCCGCCGCGAGCCAGCACGCGACCGTGCTGCGCAACGCCAACCTGATCACCACCAACCGGCGCGGCGGAGCGGTCCTGCACACCATCACCCCGCTCGGCAGCGTGCTGCTGGGATCCGTGCCGGGCGGCTGA
- a CDS encoding S8 family peptidase has protein sequence MAVTALGASLALANPAAFADTAPLAPAAAAPMARSAAAPTAGWAAGTRAYLVITAPGDTTAVRTAITNNSGTVFASYDAIGVIVAHSASAGFAATLRGVSGVQQVGATRTSDVPADAYNPALPANPAQSATTLTESNRWDMTQIKADQAWAVTTGSASVKVGILDTGVDDQHQDIAPNFNAADSASCAYGKADTRAGAWRDVGTHGTHVAGTVAASKNGKGVIGVAPGVKISSVRIAEPGSSLFFAENTVCGFMWAGDHGFKVTNNSYYTDPWQFNCPDNVDQAAIIEGVRRAQAYAEGKGSLQVAAAGNSNLDLANKTTDTESPNDSTPVTRTITNACLDIPTELPGVVTVAAMGNGNVKASYSNYGNGVIDIAAPGGDGASGVYSTLPGGKYGNMNGTSMASPHVAGVAALIASVNPTFTPADIRAALGTQANDTACPSDTRCKGTTTKNGFFGEGQTDALKAVGGSTPPPGKYFETTTDVTVADNATVESPIAVTGVTGNAPATLKVGVDIKHTYRGDLVVSLVAPDGSVYLLEDFANSDSADNVAKTYTVNASSEVANGTWKLRVQDIASQDTGKIDAWNLTF, from the coding sequence GTGGCGGTCACCGCCCTGGGCGCCTCGCTGGCCCTCGCGAACCCCGCCGCGTTCGCGGACACCGCCCCGCTGGCCCCGGCCGCGGCCGCGCCGATGGCCCGTTCCGCCGCGGCGCCCACGGCCGGCTGGGCCGCCGGCACCCGCGCCTACCTGGTCATCACCGCCCCCGGTGACACCACGGCCGTCCGTACCGCGATCACGAACAACAGCGGCACGGTCTTCGCGAGCTACGACGCGATCGGCGTGATCGTCGCCCACTCCGCGTCCGCGGGCTTCGCGGCCACGCTGCGCGGCGTCAGCGGTGTGCAGCAGGTCGGCGCGACCCGTACCTCCGACGTCCCGGCGGACGCGTACAACCCGGCGCTGCCGGCGAACCCCGCGCAGTCGGCGACCACCCTCACCGAGTCCAACCGCTGGGACATGACCCAGATCAAGGCCGACCAGGCCTGGGCCGTGACCACCGGTTCCGCCTCGGTCAAGGTCGGCATCCTCGACACGGGCGTGGACGACCAGCACCAGGACATCGCCCCGAACTTCAACGCGGCCGACTCGGCGTCCTGCGCCTACGGCAAGGCGGACACCCGCGCGGGCGCCTGGCGTGACGTCGGCACCCACGGCACGCACGTCGCGGGCACCGTCGCCGCCTCCAAGAACGGCAAGGGCGTCATCGGTGTCGCGCCCGGCGTGAAGATCTCCTCGGTCCGCATCGCCGAGCCGGGCAGCAGCCTCTTCTTCGCCGAGAACACCGTCTGCGGCTTCATGTGGGCCGGTGACCACGGCTTCAAGGTCACCAACAACAGCTACTACACCGACCCGTGGCAGTTCAACTGCCCGGACAACGTGGACCAGGCCGCCATCATCGAGGGTGTCCGCCGCGCCCAGGCGTACGCCGAGGGCAAGGGCTCGCTCCAGGTCGCCGCCGCCGGCAACAGCAACCTCGACCTGGCGAACAAGACCACGGACACCGAGTCCCCCAACGACTCGACCCCGGTCACCCGCACCATCACCAACGCCTGCCTCGACATCCCGACCGAGCTGCCCGGCGTCGTGACGGTCGCCGCCATGGGCAACGGCAACGTGAAGGCCTCGTACTCGAACTACGGCAACGGGGTCATCGACATCGCGGCCCCCGGCGGCGACGGCGCCTCCGGTGTCTACTCCACCCTCCCGGGCGGCAAGTACGGCAACATGAACGGCACCTCGATGGCGTCCCCGCACGTCGCCGGTGTCGCCGCGCTCATCGCCAGCGTGAACCCGACGTTCACCCCGGCGGACATCCGTGCGGCCCTGGGCACCCAGGCCAACGACACCGCGTGCCCGTCCGACACCCGCTGCAAGGGCACCACGACGAAGAACGGCTTCTTCGGCGAGGGCCAGACCGACGCGCTGAAGGCGGTCGGCGGCAGCACCCCGCCCCCCGGCAAGTACTTCGAGACGACCACGGACGTGACCGTCGCGGACAACGCCACGGTCGAGAGCCCGATCGCGGTCACCGGTGTCACGGGCAACGCCCCGGCCACCCTCAAGGTGGGCGTGGACATCAAGCACACCTACCGCGGTGACCTGGTGGTCTCGCTGGTCGCCCCGGACGGCTCCGTGTACCTGCTGGAGGACTTCGCCAACAGCGACAGCGCGGACAACGTGGCCAAGACGTACACCGTGAACGCCTCCTCCGAGGTCGCCAACGGCACGTGGAAGCTGCGCGTCCAGGACATCGCCTCGCAGGACACCGGCAAGATCGACGCCTGGAACCTGACCTTCTAG
- a CDS encoding threo-3-hydroxy-L-aspartate ammonia-lyase: MTELPDPTTPTTRPDPLTLPRYEDVVSAAARIEGVAHRTPVLRSRLIDEQLGVEVLFKCENLQRMGAFKFRGAYNALSRFSPAQRAAGVVAYSSGNHAQAVSLSAQLLGIPATIVMPHDAPAAKVAATRGYGGRVVTYDRYTEDREEIGRALAEKDGLTLIPPYDHPHIIAGQGTAARELFEEEGELDALFVPLGGGGLLSGTALAARALSPGCRLYGVEPEAGDDGRRSLREGRIVHIDTPQTIADGAQTQHLGELTFRILRDAAPTAVTATDAELVDAMRLFATYLKLVVEPTGCLGLAALRRHAEELRGRRVGVLVSGGNIDLARYAALLDPH; this comes from the coding sequence ATGACCGAGCTTCCCGATCCGACCACCCCCACCACCCGGCCCGACCCCCTCACGCTTCCCCGCTACGAGGACGTGGTGTCGGCCGCCGCCCGCATCGAGGGGGTCGCGCACCGCACCCCCGTGCTGCGCTCCCGGCTCATCGACGAACAGCTCGGCGTCGAGGTGCTGTTCAAGTGCGAGAACCTCCAGCGCATGGGCGCCTTCAAGTTCCGAGGCGCCTACAACGCGCTGTCCCGGTTCTCGCCCGCGCAGCGCGCCGCCGGCGTCGTGGCCTACTCGTCCGGCAACCACGCCCAGGCCGTCTCCCTGTCCGCGCAGCTGCTCGGCATCCCCGCCACCATCGTGATGCCCCACGACGCCCCCGCCGCGAAGGTGGCCGCGACCCGCGGATACGGCGGCCGGGTCGTCACCTACGACCGCTACACCGAGGACCGCGAGGAGATCGGCCGGGCGCTCGCCGAGAAGGACGGGCTGACCCTGATCCCGCCCTACGACCACCCGCACATCATCGCCGGACAGGGCACCGCGGCCAGGGAACTCTTCGAGGAGGAGGGCGAACTCGACGCGCTCTTCGTCCCGCTCGGCGGTGGCGGGCTGCTCTCCGGAACGGCACTCGCCGCCCGCGCCCTGTCGCCGGGCTGCCGCCTGTACGGAGTGGAACCCGAGGCGGGCGACGACGGCCGGCGGTCGCTGCGCGAAGGCCGCATCGTGCACATCGACACCCCGCAGACCATCGCCGACGGCGCCCAGACCCAGCACCTGGGGGAACTCACCTTCCGGATCCTGCGGGACGCGGCGCCGACCGCGGTCACCGCGACCGACGCCGAACTCGTCGACGCGATGCGGCTGTTCGCCACCTACCTGAAACTGGTCGTGGAACCCACCGGCTGCCTCGGCCTGGCAGCCCTGCGCCGGCACGCCGAAGAGCTGCGCGGCCGCCGCGTCGGAGTCCTCGTCAGCGGCGGAAACATCGACCTGGCCCGCTACGCGGCGCTCCTCGACCCGCACTGA
- a CDS encoding PaaI family thioesterase translates to MNSSNDTVRLGGLELLRAIIEGRIPQPPMSHTLGFRLVSAEPGTAVFEGETGEYLYNPMGTVHGGYFATLLDSALGCAVLSRLPAGTGYTTAQLNVNLIRPATAATGKLRAIGTSIHVGRTIGIAEAQLIGIEDGKLYAHATTTCAIFPAAADAASS, encoded by the coding sequence ATGAATAGCAGCAACGACACCGTCCGGCTCGGCGGCCTGGAACTGCTCCGCGCCATCATCGAGGGCCGGATCCCGCAGCCCCCGATGTCGCACACGCTCGGCTTCCGACTGGTTTCCGCCGAACCCGGCACGGCGGTCTTCGAGGGCGAGACCGGCGAATACCTCTACAACCCGATGGGGACCGTGCACGGCGGATACTTCGCCACGCTCCTGGACTCGGCGCTCGGCTGCGCGGTCCTCTCCCGGCTGCCCGCGGGCACGGGCTACACGACGGCCCAGCTCAACGTGAACCTGATCCGCCCGGCCACCGCCGCGACGGGCAAGCTCCGGGCCATCGGCACCTCGATCCACGTGGGCCGCACGATCGGCATCGCCGAGGCCCAGCTGATCGGCATCGAGGACGGCAAGCTTTACGCGCACGCCACCACGACCTGCGCGATCTTCCCCGCTGCCGCTGACGCCGCCTCCTCCTGA
- a CDS encoding MAB_1171c family putative transporter: MNTFKLVIAVLLWIVTFWRLPAAVRRPQQRSTWLAFTGLAIATTIAIPPIALAIDTGTGINDLCVLIKNVIGVGACAAVLDLVIAMARPDLLRRSRRFIAAGSAAAATLLTVLFLQVPRQVRVDNFYEGHAASHAATGYCLTFVAYLALATAFGSWLCLGYGRKSGRSFLRAGLQILGFGLAVGTVYSLFRTSHLSARLLDLPFPMAEATAQYTADTIEYAAIFLIIIGNSLAPLGALVRAGRDWRSLRAIRPLWTSLTSAVPDIVLGTRVRRGPRIRLHRVVIEIRDAALVLSPYADAGTRERARAAARRTGLAGEALETAAQALWLRAAAEARARGAAPAPAEEPAAQASDGLDFEAEVARLRQLTAFYHSPAAEAFAAGIHEEPGAEAGAGATAAGAAADRAGLV; this comes from the coding sequence ATGAACACCTTCAAACTCGTCATCGCCGTCCTGCTGTGGATCGTGACGTTCTGGCGTCTGCCGGCCGCGGTCCGGCGGCCCCAACAGCGTTCGACGTGGTTGGCGTTCACCGGTCTGGCGATCGCGACCACCATCGCGATCCCGCCGATCGCCCTGGCCATCGACACGGGCACCGGGATCAACGACCTCTGCGTGCTGATCAAGAACGTGATCGGGGTCGGCGCCTGCGCGGCGGTCCTCGACCTCGTCATCGCCATGGCCCGGCCCGATCTGCTGCGCAGGTCACGCCGGTTCATCGCGGCCGGCAGCGCCGCCGCGGCGACCCTGCTGACCGTGCTGTTCCTCCAGGTGCCGCGGCAGGTGCGGGTGGACAACTTCTACGAGGGCCACGCGGCCTCCCACGCGGCGACCGGGTACTGCCTGACCTTCGTGGCGTATCTGGCCCTGGCCACCGCCTTCGGCTCGTGGCTCTGCCTGGGCTACGGGCGCAAGTCGGGCCGCAGCTTCCTCCGCGCCGGCCTGCAGATCCTCGGCTTCGGCCTCGCGGTCGGCACCGTGTACAGCCTGTTCCGCACCAGCCACCTGTCCGCCCGGCTGCTGGACCTGCCGTTCCCGATGGCCGAGGCCACGGCCCAGTACACCGCCGACACCATCGAGTACGCCGCGATCTTCCTGATCATCATCGGCAACTCCCTGGCCCCGCTGGGCGCGCTGGTGCGCGCCGGACGCGACTGGCGCAGCCTGCGGGCGATCCGGCCGCTGTGGACCTCGCTCACCTCGGCCGTGCCGGACATCGTGCTCGGCACCCGGGTGCGGCGCGGCCCGCGGATCCGGCTGCACCGGGTGGTGATCGAGATCCGGGACGCGGCCCTCGTGCTCTCCCCGTACGCTGACGCCGGCACCCGCGAGCGCGCCCGGGCCGCCGCCCGGCGGACGGGGCTGGCCGGCGAGGCGCTGGAGACCGCGGCGCAGGCGCTGTGGTTGCGCGCCGCGGCCGAGGCCCGGGCCCGCGGCGCGGCGCCCGCCCCGGCCGAGGAGCCCGCCGCCCAGGCCTCGGACGGTCTGGACTTCGAGGCGGAGGTGGCGCGGCTGCGGCAGCTCACGGCGTTCTACCACTCGCCGGCCGCCGAGGCCTTCGCCGCCGGAATCCACGAGGAGCCCGGCGCCGAAGCCGGGGCCGGCGCCACGGCAGCCGGAGCCGCAGCGGACCGGGCGGGGCTCGTATGA